CCGCTTGAAGGTGTCGACGACGTTCTTCATCCCCGCATCCATCGCGATGCGGACCGTCATCAGGTTCTGGCTCTGCTCGAGCCCCCAGCGCAGGGTATGCGTGCCGCCCGCGCCGCCGCCCGAATTGCTGAAGCATTTCTCGCCCAAATTGGCGCCCTGGTAGAAGCAGTAAGAGGTGTTCGCGACCTGCGTGGAGGGGGTCATGCCGTGGTCGAGCCCGGTGGCGTAAACGAACGGCTTGATGGTGGATCCCGGCTGCCGCATCGCCTGCGTCGCGCGGTTGAAACTGCCGAGGCGGAAATCGAACCCGCCCTGCATCGCGGTGACGCGGCCGGTCTGCGGATCTTCCACAACCATGCCGCCCGACACCTCGGGTATCGTGCGAACCGCGTAGTTGGAGCCGGATGGCGCGGCCGCGATCACGTCGCCTGCCTTCAGCTTCGACGGCAGGCCGATCAGCGGCGCGGTCTTCCCGTCGGAGAAACCGATCGTCGCGCGCGAGCCGCTGCGTTCGGTGACCACGCCGACGCGCCAGTCCTTGTAGTTCACGCCCAGGTTGGAGCTTGCGAGCTGGCTCTGCCAGTCGCCGTCGTCGAAATCGATCGTCGCGATCGGCCCGCTCCAGCCGCGGCTGCCATGGTAGCGCAAGAGGCCGTAGCGCAGCGCGTCGCGGGCCGCGTCCTGCAACTGCGTGTCCAGCGAGGTGCGGACCCACAGGCCCCCGGCATAGACGCTGTTGCGCCCATCCTCGGCGGTTTCCCCGAAGCGGTCGATCAGTTCGCGCCGGACCTCCTCCAGAAAATAGCCCGCATCGGCAGAGCGAGTGGTGCGCTGAGTCACGAGGCCGAGCGGCTGCGCCTCCGCGGCGCGCGCCTCGGCCGGCGTGATGAAGTCGTTCTTCGCCATCTGGTCGAGCACGAAATTGCGCCGCGCCACCGCCTTGTCGTGATATTTCGCGCGGCCGTATTGCTCCGGTGCCTTGGGCAGGATGGCCAGGAACGCCGCCTCGTGCAGGTCGAGATCGGCGACGTCCTTGTCGAAATAGGCGCGCGATGCCGCCTGCACGCCGAAGCTGCGCCGGCCCAGCGGGATTTCATTGAGATAGAGCGTCAGGATCTCCGGCTTGCTCATCACGCTTTCGATCCGGCGCGCGAGCACCATTTCCTTCAGCTTGCGCGTGACCGAGTATTCGTCGCCCAGCAGCAGGTTCTTTGCCACCTGCTGGGTGATGGTGGACCCGCCCACCGCGCGCTCGTCCGACCCGTATTTGCGCG
Above is a genomic segment from Erythrobacter sp. 3-20A1M containing:
- a CDS encoding penicillin-binding protein 1A encodes the protein MSDGTVPFHYRIRREASGAFSQLTEGWHALVDGFRGWWNTSGLFRWLFSLGAIGLALLLALYVYLVWSLPDAESLTDYETPLPTVVRGIDGEIVHSYARERRVQLQYADFPKPLINAFLSAEDKTFFTHGGVDLSGTLNAVVDYARKYGSDERAVGGSTITQQVAKNLLLGDEYSVTRKLKEMVLARRIESVMSKPEILTLYLNEIPLGRRSFGVQAASRAYFDKDVADLDLHEAAFLAILPKAPEQYGRAKYHDKAVARRNFVLDQMAKNDFITPAEARAAEAQPLGLVTQRTTRSADAGYFLEEVRRELIDRFGETAEDGRNSVYAGGLWVRTSLDTQLQDAARDALRYGLLRYHGSRGWSGPIATIDFDDGDWQSQLASSNLGVNYKDWRVGVVTERSGSRATIGFSDGKTAPLIGLPSKLKAGDVIAAAPSGSNYAVRTIPEVSGGMVVEDPQTGRVTAMQGGFDFRLGSFNRATQAMRQPGSTIKPFVYATGLDHGMTPSTQVANTSYCFYQGANLGEKCFSNSGGGAGGTHTLRWGLEQSQNLMTVRIAMDAGMKNVVDTFKRMNIGDYKPYPAFALGAGETTVLRMVNAYAALADRGRLHNPTLIDYVQDHRGKVIWRADDRPCEGCNMAEWDGKPMPRLGPTGKQVLDPRTAYQVTHMLEGVVIRGTGRRLSGMGLPLFGKTGTTTGPKDTWFMGGTQQRIAGVFIGFDNPRNMGGYAQGATVAAPVLKKFIEDTRKRWDDSPAVAPPGVRMVQIDRVSGKRVFGQTASDAVKASVIWEAFKPDTEPPRTTRREQLAAERRRILALIREAERPVTERRSTQGEERRNDFVEQQGGIY